The following is a genomic window from Fibrobacter sp..
AACGCCTCTACGGTGAAAAACATTCTGGAATCTATCCGCACCCAGGTGAAAATTCCTAAGTAGAAGCGGGGAACATGTCGAAGGTTCCTTCCATAAGGTGGCTGCTGGAGGCGTACCCCCGGACTCCCAAGAGGACGGGGCTTCTTATGCGACTTTACTTTATCTGGCAGGAGTATTTTATGCCCGCCGGTCACAGCGCCTTTGCGCTGATGTTTTTCTCTATGGTGGCGGGACTCGTGCCCGGCTTCTGGGCCGCCTGGATTTTCTGCGGCTTGGATTTTCTGTTGTTCCTGTCGCTGTTCCCCTCCCTTTTTATGACCTGCCGAAAGAACCGCTTTGAAGCGGGGGCTATAGAAGTTTCTCCTGTTGTGGAAGGCGAAACGGCAACGGTCCAGGTGCAGGTGACTGCAAAAAACCGGATAGACGCGGTATCCCTTTCCTGTTTCCGCATGGATGCCAGTCTTGCAAGCGAAGAATCGCCCTATGTGCTTATGAATCAGGGCGAATCGGTAATGCTCCAGTGCAAGGTCAGAACCAAGAAGCGTGGAGCCTATACGGTAGGGAAGGTGTCTCTCTTGATTCCCGAAATCATGGGCATGTTGCGGTATAGTGCCAAGGCGGGATCCGCGGAACTTCTGGTTTACCCGAAGCCCGTGAAAATATCGGCTTTCGATTTTTTGACCTGGGGCAGCAGCGGTATGGTCTTTGCGCCCCTGCTGACCAGCGGCTTTGCTCGCGGGCTGGATTTTTCGGGAGTGCGGGAATACCAGGAAGGGGATGCCCTGCGGGATTTGCACCACAAGGCCTTTGCCCGCTACGGAAGGCCCTTTACCAAGGAATTTGAGGCGGAACGTGGAGCCGGAATCGTGATGGTGCTGGATGTGCGAGGAAACACCCTGCAGGAACTCTCCCTGCAAGAGAATCTTATACGCCTTGCGGCAGGTGTAGGCGCCTGGTTCATGGAACGAGGAATTCTTGGGCGGTTCTTCATAAACGACGAAGAAATATCCCTGAACGCGAGCGATGGTGGCGACAGCCTTTTTGCCGCCCTCGCCCGGATTCCGGCGGCAAGCCCTTTCAAAAAGAGCGGGCCTGCAACAGAGGGCGCCTGGTCTCCGGCGGCAAGGCCCATGGGGCCGGTGCTACGTCTCGGGCTCCATCGGGAAGAAAATCCGCTGGTCCACAAGCAGGTCCTTGTCTGTGGCGGAAAAGTCCCGACGGCAGCGGGTGACGACACCCTGATGGTTCATTGCTCCCTCTTGAAGGATAAAATTTCCCTGACTAGGCAGGAGGATTTGCTCCCATGAGAAAATCCCTGAGGGAAATGTTCAAGACGCTGTTCCTGGTGCTTGCGTCCGTGAATCTGGGAATCTCCAGCGAGATGCTTCCGCTTGGAATTATTTTCGCCTTGGGCTTCTTGTACCTTCACTGGGGGCTGGACAAGCCTACGCCCCTGTACAAGAAGCGTTTTGCCTATGGGGCCATTGTTCCATTTGCCCTGTGGTGGGTGGTGACTCCCGAGGTGGAAAACGGGATTTCTCCTTACGTGGTGTTTATTCCGGCCTGGTACTTGTTGACTCTGGCGTGGCTCCAGAAACGGAGTCTTGGGCGGGGCGGTTTTGAGGCCTTTGTCATTTTTGATGGCGTGGCGGCTTTGCTTTTGGGAATGTTCCAGGCGGGGCGCACCGGAGGAATCTTGGGAGCGGTGGGCATACTGCTTGCTATCCTTGCCTACAGGCGCACAAAGACGGCCTGGTACAAGTACGGGCTGTTCCTGCTGCT
Proteins encoded in this region:
- a CDS encoding DUF58 domain-containing protein, whose product is MPAGHSAFALMFFSMVAGLVPGFWAAWIFCGLDFLLFLSLFPSLFMTCRKNRFEAGAIEVSPVVEGETATVQVQVTAKNRIDAVSLSCFRMDASLASEESPYVLMNQGESVMLQCKVRTKKRGAYTVGKVSLLIPEIMGMLRYSAKAGSAELLVYPKPVKISAFDFLTWGSSGMVFAPLLTSGFARGLDFSGVREYQEGDALRDLHHKAFARYGRPFTKEFEAERGAGIVMVLDVRGNTLQELSLQENLIRLAAGVGAWFMERGILGRFFINDEEISLNASDGGDSLFAALARIPAASPFKKSGPATEGAWSPAARPMGPVLRLGLHREENPLVHKQVLVCGGKVPTAAGDDTLMVHCSLLKDKISLTRQEDLLP